A single genomic interval of Cucumis sativus cultivar 9930 chromosome 7, Cucumber_9930_V3, whole genome shotgun sequence harbors:
- the LOC101221762 gene encoding ras-related protein Rab7 isoform X2: MKRRTLLKVIVLGDSGVGKTSLMNQYVHKKFSQQYKATIGADFVTKELQIDDRLVTLQIWDTAGQERFQSLGVAFYRGADCCVLVYDVNVMKSFDTLDNWHDEFLRQANPPDPRTFPFILLGNKIDIDGGNSRVVSEKKAREWCASKENIPYFETSAKEDYNVDAAFLCIAKTALANEHEQDIYFQGIPETVVETEQRGGCAC, encoded by the exons ATGAAAAG ACGGACTTTGCTCAAGGTTATCGTTCTCGGTGATAGTGG GGTTGGTAAGACGTCGTTGATGAACCA ATATGTGCACAAGAAGTTCAGTCAGCAATATAAAGCTACAATTGGTGCAGATTTTGTCACCAAGGAGCTTCAAATCGACGACAGGCTTGTCACACTTCAA ATATGGGATACAGCCGGACAAGAAAGATTTCAAAGTCTCGGAGTTGCATTCTATAGAGGGGCAGATTGCTGCGTTCTAGTCTATGATGTTAACGTGATGAAGTCATTTGACACACTTGATAATTGGCACGATGAGTTTCTCAGACAG GCAAACCCACCAGACCCTAGGACGTTTCCATTTATATTGCTTGGAAATAAGATCGACATTGATGGTGGGAACAGTAGAGTG GTCTCTGAGAAGAAAGCTAGGGAATGGTGtgcttcaaaagaaaatattcctTACTTCGAGACATCAGCTAAAGAGGACTACAACGTCGATGCTGCTTTTTTATGCATTGCCAAAACTGCATTAGCCAATGAACATGAGCAGGACAT ATATTTCCAAGGAATTCCTGAAACCGTCGTGGAGACTGAGCAACGAGGCGGCTGTGCATGCTGA
- the LOC101221762 gene encoding ras-related protein Rab7 isoform X1 produces MSFRRRTLLKVIVLGDSGVGKTSLMNQYVHKKFSQQYKATIGADFVTKELQIDDRLVTLQIWDTAGQERFQSLGVAFYRGADCCVLVYDVNVMKSFDTLDNWHDEFLRQANPPDPRTFPFILLGNKIDIDGGNSRVVSEKKAREWCASKENIPYFETSAKEDYNVDAAFLCIAKTALANEHEQDIYFQGIPETVVETEQRGGCAC; encoded by the exons ATGTCTTTCCGTAGACGGACTTTGCTCAAGGTTATCGTTCTCGGTGATAGTGG GGTTGGTAAGACGTCGTTGATGAACCA ATATGTGCACAAGAAGTTCAGTCAGCAATATAAAGCTACAATTGGTGCAGATTTTGTCACCAAGGAGCTTCAAATCGACGACAGGCTTGTCACACTTCAA ATATGGGATACAGCCGGACAAGAAAGATTTCAAAGTCTCGGAGTTGCATTCTATAGAGGGGCAGATTGCTGCGTTCTAGTCTATGATGTTAACGTGATGAAGTCATTTGACACACTTGATAATTGGCACGATGAGTTTCTCAGACAG GCAAACCCACCAGACCCTAGGACGTTTCCATTTATATTGCTTGGAAATAAGATCGACATTGATGGTGGGAACAGTAGAGTG GTCTCTGAGAAGAAAGCTAGGGAATGGTGtgcttcaaaagaaaatattcctTACTTCGAGACATCAGCTAAAGAGGACTACAACGTCGATGCTGCTTTTTTATGCATTGCCAAAACTGCATTAGCCAATGAACATGAGCAGGACAT ATATTTCCAAGGAATTCCTGAAACCGTCGTGGAGACTGAGCAACGAGGCGGCTGTGCATGCTGA
- the LOC101203232 gene encoding probable serine/threonine-protein kinase PBL23 isoform X2, which translates to MSEERVNRNSLKKSIKEYNDTKTLASFANLSFRSGSKQRRYTKGEIKRLGKGKILAQTFTFRELCVATNNFNYQNLLGEGGFGRVYKAFIRTTKQITAVKRLDPNGFQGDREFLVEVLMLSLLHHPNLVNLVGYCADANQRILVYEFMPNGSLEDHLFGITPSNKPPLDWNTRMKIVEGVARGLEYLHDTVKPAPVIYRDFKASNILLDEEFNAKLSDFGLAKIGPIGDKSHVSTRVMGTYGYCAPEYALTGKLSTKSDVYSFGVVFLEIITGRRVIDTTKPSGQKNLISWAQPLFKDRRKFTLMADPKLEGNYPVKALYQALAVVAMCLQDEPNTRPLISDVVTALQYLAVNKDVDEDVDDESDSESVSGSEFSSYSCSTSPDRNYIEGKNVDVEGDGR; encoded by the exons ATGTCAGAGGAAAGAGTGAATAGGaattctttgaagaaaagcATTAAGGAATACAATGACACAAAAACTTTAGCCTCTTTTGCTAATCTTTCCTTCAGATCTG GTTCGAAACAAA GAAGGTACACAAAAGGGGAGATAAAGAGGTTGGGAAAAGGAAAGATATTGGCTCAAACTTTTACATTTCGTGAGCTATGTGTTGCAACAAATAACTTCAACTACCAAAATCTATTGGGAGAAGGTGGTTTTGGAAGGGTTTACAAAGCCTTCATTCGTACCACAAAACAA ATAACCGCCGTGAAGCGACTTGATCCAAATGGATTTCAAGGGGATAGAGAATTTCTTGTAGAGGTTTTGATGTTGAGCCTTCTTCATCATCCCAATCTTGTCAATTTGGTTGGGTATTGTGCTGATGCAAATCAAAGGATTTTGGTTTATGAGTTTATGCCTAATGGTTCCTTGGAAGATCATCTATTTGGTAT TACACCTTCAAATAAGCCACCTCTAGACTGGAACACAAGGATGAAAATCGTGGAAGGAGTCGCAAGAGGACTCGAATACTTGCATGATACCGTCAAACCAGCTCCCGTGATATACCGCGACTTTAAAGCTTCAAATATATTGTTGGATGAAGAATTCAATGCAAAGCTCTCTGATTTTGGTCTTGCAAAGATAGGTCCCATCGGAGATAAATCTCATGTTTCCACCAGAGTGATGGGAACTTATGGTTATTGTGCTCCTGAATATGCGCTTACCGGAAAATTGTCCACCAAATCCGATGTCTACAGTTTTGGTGTTGTCTTCTTGGAGATCATCACAGGAAGAAGAGTTATTGACACCACAAAACCAAGTGGacaaaagaatttaatttcttgG GCACAACCACTTTTTAAAGACAGAAGGAAATTCACACTAATGGCGGATCCAAAGCTAGAAGGAAATTACCCAGTGAAGGCTCTGTATCAAGCTCTAGCAGTGGTAGCCATGTGTTTACAAGACGAGCCAAACACTCGGCCATTGATTAGCGATGTGGTTACAGCACTTCAATATTTAGCTGTGAACAAGGACGTCGATGAAGACGTAGACGACGAATCAGATTCGGAGTCGGTATCAGGGTCGGAATTCAGTTCATACTCATGTTCAACTTCTCCtgatagaaattatattgAAGGTAAAAATGTTGATGTTGAAGGTGATGGGAggtga
- the LOC101203232 gene encoding probable serine/threonine-protein kinase PBL23 isoform X1, whose amino-acid sequence MRWLKCCMSEERVNRNSLKKSIKEYNDTKTLASFANLSFRSGRGRYTKGEIKRLGKGKILAQTFTFRELCVATNNFNYQNLLGEGGFGRVYKAFIRTTKQITAVKRLDPNGFQGDREFLVEVLMLSLLHHPNLVNLVGYCADANQRILVYEFMPNGSLEDHLFGITPSNKPPLDWNTRMKIVEGVARGLEYLHDTVKPAPVIYRDFKASNILLDEEFNAKLSDFGLAKIGPIGDKSHVSTRVMGTYGYCAPEYALTGKLSTKSDVYSFGVVFLEIITGRRVIDTTKPSGQKNLISWAQPLFKDRRKFTLMADPKLEGNYPVKALYQALAVVAMCLQDEPNTRPLISDVVTALQYLAVNKDVDEDVDDESDSESVSGSEFSSYSCSTSPDRNYIEGKNVDVEGDGR is encoded by the exons atgaggTGGTTAAAATGTTGCATGTCAGAGGAAAGAGTGAATAGGaattctttgaagaaaagcATTAAGGAATACAATGACACAAAAACTTTAGCCTCTTTTGCTAATCTTTCCTTCAGATCTG GTAGAGGAAGGTACACAAAAGGGGAGATAAAGAGGTTGGGAAAAGGAAAGATATTGGCTCAAACTTTTACATTTCGTGAGCTATGTGTTGCAACAAATAACTTCAACTACCAAAATCTATTGGGAGAAGGTGGTTTTGGAAGGGTTTACAAAGCCTTCATTCGTACCACAAAACAA ATAACCGCCGTGAAGCGACTTGATCCAAATGGATTTCAAGGGGATAGAGAATTTCTTGTAGAGGTTTTGATGTTGAGCCTTCTTCATCATCCCAATCTTGTCAATTTGGTTGGGTATTGTGCTGATGCAAATCAAAGGATTTTGGTTTATGAGTTTATGCCTAATGGTTCCTTGGAAGATCATCTATTTGGTAT TACACCTTCAAATAAGCCACCTCTAGACTGGAACACAAGGATGAAAATCGTGGAAGGAGTCGCAAGAGGACTCGAATACTTGCATGATACCGTCAAACCAGCTCCCGTGATATACCGCGACTTTAAAGCTTCAAATATATTGTTGGATGAAGAATTCAATGCAAAGCTCTCTGATTTTGGTCTTGCAAAGATAGGTCCCATCGGAGATAAATCTCATGTTTCCACCAGAGTGATGGGAACTTATGGTTATTGTGCTCCTGAATATGCGCTTACCGGAAAATTGTCCACCAAATCCGATGTCTACAGTTTTGGTGTTGTCTTCTTGGAGATCATCACAGGAAGAAGAGTTATTGACACCACAAAACCAAGTGGacaaaagaatttaatttcttgG GCACAACCACTTTTTAAAGACAGAAGGAAATTCACACTAATGGCGGATCCAAAGCTAGAAGGAAATTACCCAGTGAAGGCTCTGTATCAAGCTCTAGCAGTGGTAGCCATGTGTTTACAAGACGAGCCAAACACTCGGCCATTGATTAGCGATGTGGTTACAGCACTTCAATATTTAGCTGTGAACAAGGACGTCGATGAAGACGTAGACGACGAATCAGATTCGGAGTCGGTATCAGGGTCGGAATTCAGTTCATACTCATGTTCAACTTCTCCtgatagaaattatattgAAGGTAAAAATGTTGATGTTGAAGGTGATGGGAggtga